CTCAAAAATCCTcttcacaaattttttaaataagtcaAGAAGCTTACAAAATTTCTGTATTGCACAAACCTGCATTTTAGGACTGGAGTTGGTCCAGTCCAAATTGCACTCCTTTATACTTGGCGCAAAATGATAGGCCCATCCCATAATTATagggaaaataacggcccataacatgttttgataattaatgctgagaatatttattaatactgaaaatgtcattggcgggtactgtattaaggccccgttcggccaaataagccaattggcttcttcttcttttttgtccttattcaaattttttcatattttttagtttttcgtcaattttttgggaattattgcatcgtcatgacaagaggaatctaaaaagtaaaaaattacgatcgaaacataattttttgaataaagacaaaaataagccaataagcctattttttcgtctttattaaaaaaaaagatttcgatcataattttttactttttagattcttctcgtcatgacgatgtaataatttccaaaaaattaacaaaaaaaaaattgaataaaaacaaaaaaataagccgaacggagcctaattatcaaaacatgtcattgtcCCTAATTATAGTGCATAACTTCATATACCCCTGGCCCAGGCCCAGGCCCAAGTTTCTAAACACCGATCTTCTACAATTGAAGCAGCTGAGGAATGCTACGTTCACAACTTTCGGACACAACTTTGGACGCAACTGCATTCGGAATGGTTCGATGCACATAGGTTCCTATGAATTGGCAGATTAAGCGATGTGCACTCACTATGCTGTGCATTATCTGAACCGTGCATCCGACGGTTCGAATCTCATTGCGGCAATAAATGATCAATAACCGTTTATTGTCGAAATAAGATCTGAGCTGTCGGATGAACGATCCGACGGAAAGAATTGTGCACAGCATCGTGTGCCGTGCGTCCCCCGGGTTCTGGTTCGTACGTATCAAACAATTTTGGACATAATGATGTTTGAAATTGTGATCAAGAGTTGAGTACGTATACTTTCTCCAAGCAACCCAAGGAAAacgtcactctctctctctctctccgttcccCCAATGTAAATACAGCTCTAAACTTGCACCTAATTGTGCAAAAACCTGCCAATATCCCAACTTAGGCCAACCGTTTTTTCCCCGCGTAAGCAAATCATTTATCTCCCTCTTTGTTGCCCTTCTCTCTTATCCATCCCTGATAAGTGGAGGATCAACCAGAACCTCGACTCCTTCTATTCAAGATTCAATCTttggccgatcaaaaaaaaaaaaaaaagaagattcaaTCTTTGTGTTTTGCCGAACCCAATTGACCCTTACCACTTGATTTGATGAGCAATGTGATACCCTACACCAATCTTTGAACCAgacctttgttcttgctttccAAGAACAAATCTTGAATATGGGACCAATTCCACTGGACCCATTTCGTTGATTCTTCGCTACAGCAAGAAAGCAAATTTATACGATCACACCCATTATTCTTatccctaaccctaatcctGCTGTGCCCAATTGACGAAAAACCTCTTGATGTATGTACTATGTAGAGCATATTCAATCTTTCATGCGATAAACACTCGTGGGCTCTGAGTGTTTATCTCGTTTTCCAGAACGCTATCTAGCCCGGTGTTTATTTCGCCACCTCTGTTCTTGAATTTGGTGGGAGAATAGAAAGATTGGGGCTGAACCCAAATGCAAATATTCCTCATTTTGATTGATACTCCAATTGCAAGTGAATGGATTCCCCATTTCTCACATTGGTCTTCTTGAGTTTGTGGTTTTTCTTTGTGCATTCACAGAGAAATGTGGTGAATCTTGGAACCCAGCCTTCTCCACCTTCTCAACCGCCGCCACCGCCTCCTCCACCTCCCCCGcccccgccgccgccgccttcTTCGTTttcgccgccgccaccacatcGACGGTCCACTCCCCACCGACCACCACCGCCAAGGCGCCGCCATAGCCCAGCCGTGAAATCGCCCCCTCCACCAAGCCCACCGGCTAAACAAAAGCTCAATTTGGGCAAGAAAATTGGACTGATATTTGTGGGCATTGTGGTGATCAAGCAAGTTGGTGTGGTGGCATTCTTGTTAATCATCAGGCGTCGGCTTTTTGAAGAACATTGATAGACACTGACTGTTGTTTGCCATTCTCATTGATTCCCTTGCTTTCTCCATGGTTTTTTACAGAGGAGCAGAGGCGGAGTTATGTTCATTGCGGCTGATTGATGAGTACATACGGAGTTACA
This DNA window, taken from Rhododendron vialii isolate Sample 1 chromosome 8a, ASM3025357v1, encodes the following:
- the LOC131335799 gene encoding pollen-specific leucine-rich repeat extensin-like protein 3, with the protein product MDSPFLTLVFLSLWFFFVHSQRNVVNLGTQPSPPSQPPPPPPPPPPPPPPPPSSFSPPPPHRRSTPHRPPPPRRRHSPAVKSPPPPSPPAKQKLNLGKKIGLIFVGIVVIKQVGVVAFLLIIRRRLFEEH